The sequence CAGGTCAATCCAATGGCCATTTAGAATCAGAAGATAAACATGGCCTGAAGGGATCTGCTAACTTTGATAAGGCGGTAACGGATTCCAAAGTAGTGATGAGAACCATCAAGGTATCTTCTGATAAACTAGACCAACTCATGAACAATGTGGGAGAACTTGTCATCACTAACTCCGGATTCCAAAAAATCTATGATGATTTAGTTGCACAGTTTGGTGAAGATTCTTTATTTAATGAACTCAAAGGAAAAATCGATCAAATCAATCGAATTTCTAAAGACTTACAAACAGGAATTATGAACATTCGAATGGTTCCCATTGGATCTGTGTTCAACAGATTTACGAGACTCATTCGTGACCTTTCTTTGGAGACGGGTAAACAAGTTAATCTTGTCCTTCGAGGAGAAAATACAGAACTCGATAAAAAAGTAATCGATGCGATTGGAGAACCCCTCATCCATCTCATTCGTAATTCAGTAGACCATGGAATTGAATCTCCTGCAGAAAGACGAGCAGCGGGCAAACCAGAGGAAGGAACTGTAGAGCTTAATGCTTACCAAGGTGGATCCAATATTCTTGTGGAAATCCGCGATGATGGTAAGGGTTTGAATAAAGATAAAATCTTAAAAAAAGCCATTGAACGTGGGTTAGTTAGTGAATCGGATGCACAAAACTTAGCAGAGTCTGATATCTTTCAATTTATCTTTGCACCTGGATTTTCTACCGCCGATAAAATTTCTGATATCTCGGGTCGCGGTGTGGGGATGAATGTTGTGAATAAACTCATCGAAGAGTTTAAGGGTAAAATTCTCATCCATTCGGAAGAGGGTAAAGGTTCTTCTTTTACTCTTTCTTTCCCTCAAGCACTTGCGATCATCCCATCCATTCTTGTGATTATGGAAGAGGAAGTGTATGCATTCCCTCTTTCTGAGGTATCCGAAACCATCAAGGTCAACTTGGATCAAATCACTACTCTCGAAGGGCATGAAATCATCAATCTACGCGGAGAAGTTTTACCAATTTACCGATTGAATCGTATTTTGGGACTTGCCGACAAACAAGAAATGGTGGAAGTTCCTGTTGTCATCGTAAATTACAAAACCAGAAAACTTGGATTTATGGTAGATGATCTCATTGGAAAACATGAAACCGTAATCAAGTCACTCGGTAAAAACTTCAAAGACATCCAAGGTCTAACTGGTGCCACCATTATGGGTGATGGAACTATCATCCTTGTTTTAGACATTCCTGGCCTTGTAGAGATTGCTGCTGATAAAGTGGATTGGTCTGACAAATTAGTTTCTGGCGAGATGATGAAAAGAGCCTCAACCATTCGCTCTCTAGAAATGTCCGATTCCGATTTAATGTTTAAATCAAATCACCCAACCAACAGATATAATGCGAAGTTGATTGAGTTACGTGCAAAAGACAAATCGCGTGTTAAAAAAGATAAACATAAAATAGAAAAACATGTAATCGTTCCAAAAGAAGAGGTTTATGCGGAAGAACCAGCGGCGAACCTCAAAATCACGACAGAAGTGATTAAAACGGAAGCTGTTGTGAATGGAGATTCTGGTGAATCTTCAAAATCGGCTACGGCAACGCTTGTGATCGATCATAAAACTGACGAGATTCATCGTTTGGCTGATGTTGCAAAAATAGAAAACGTCAAACTTACAGAAAGAGAACAAGCCGCAGAAATCATTAAAGGTTTTGTGGAGCAAAAAGAAGAACGTTTGAATCAAGTGGCAGCATTAAATTCTGATGCGATCAATGAAATCATGTCTTCTAAAGATATCAAAAAACTAGAGAATATTGTGAATACTGGTATGATGAATGCCGGAGTTGTACTCTCTCAGTTAGTTGGTAAAGAAGTAGAACTTTTTATTCCTGAAATTACACTCACTGACCGTGAAGGATTGGCTAAAGAATTTCGTTATTCCATGGATCAGTTTTTTGGAATGAAAATTCGTATGACCGGAGACTTAAACGGAAACCTTCTGATGATGTTTTCGGAAGAAAACGGATCTGAAATTGCAAAAGAATTACTTGGTTCTGCAGATGCTAAATACGCAGAGGGAAGTTCTCATAAACTTTCTGAAGATATGGTTTCTGTTTTATCTGAAATTTCTAATATCGTTTGTTCCAGTGTGATGAACTCACTTT is a genomic window of Leptospira brenneri containing:
- a CDS encoding chemotaxis protein CheW produces the protein MAGILGEYTEVFLEESEDQIEELNSNLVKLEKDHENPEIINDIFRAAHSLKSSSAFVGLYNLSDLAHTMENLLQKIREGSLEINVKLVNLLFECFDLIKQVIEGVANGVKVETPFTDMIKKLQDYEAKPNQSSSDTSKPSSPSKSEGSSNPTTISLNEEEISEIRQSLKEESDLSAFSVDLKLKNDTPMQNLRLLLILQSVKQSGAIIKCNPSEDALDNGQGSFALSFVTVTKLNKHELHVQCNIDMVDTLLVEELKLPETEMEALEKRSESAPVSGVSGQSNGHLESEDKHGLKGSANFDKAVTDSKVVMRTIKVSSDKLDQLMNNVGELVITNSGFQKIYDDLVAQFGEDSLFNELKGKIDQINRISKDLQTGIMNIRMVPIGSVFNRFTRLIRDLSLETGKQVNLVLRGENTELDKKVIDAIGEPLIHLIRNSVDHGIESPAERRAAGKPEEGTVELNAYQGGSNILVEIRDDGKGLNKDKILKKAIERGLVSESDAQNLAESDIFQFIFAPGFSTADKISDISGRGVGMNVVNKLIEEFKGKILIHSEEGKGSSFTLSFPQALAIIPSILVIMEEEVYAFPLSEVSETIKVNLDQITTLEGHEIINLRGEVLPIYRLNRILGLADKQEMVEVPVVIVNYKTRKLGFMVDDLIGKHETVIKSLGKNFKDIQGLTGATIMGDGTIILVLDIPGLVEIAADKVDWSDKLVSGEMMKRASTIRSLEMSDSDLMFKSNHPTNRYNAKLIELRAKDKSRVKKDKHKIEKHVIVPKEEVYAEEPAANLKITTEVIKTEAVVNGDSGESSKSATATLVIDHKTDEIHRLADVAKIENVKLTEREQAAEIIKGFVEQKEERLNQVAALNSDAINEIMSSKDIKKLENIVNTGMMNAGVVLSQLVGKEVELFIPEITLTDREGLAKEFRYSMDQFFGMKIRMTGDLNGNLLMMFSEENGSEIAKELLGSADAKYAEGSSHKLSEDMVSVLSEISNIVCSSVMNSLSNKLKKEVLPSVPEMITGSFMDVIDIVKPERTKFLSMHTEFNHQGSNLIGVLVFLPDFDELVDLIHKS